In Saimiri boliviensis isolate mSaiBol1 chromosome 13, mSaiBol1.pri, whole genome shotgun sequence, the genomic window ttatgttttttaaaaaattcttttgcaGATTCTGCGtcactctttcttctctcatGCTCTTGACCCAGAGGGTCACGTCCCTCTCTCTGGACGTTTGTGAGGGAAAAGTGGAGATAGCATCTGGAATCATCAGGAGCAGAAGCTCTTTGTCTGAGCATGTGTGTATGGCACTGCCCTACTTCAGCTACTTGCTCTTTTTCCCTGCTCTTCTGGGAGGCTCTTTGTGCTCCTTCCAGCAGTTTCAGGCTCGTGTTCAAGGGTCCAGTGGTTTGTATCCCAGGCACTCTTTCTGGACTCTGAGCTGGAGGGGTCTGCAGATTCTTGGATTAGAGTGCCTAAACGTGGCTGTGAGCAGGGTGGTGGGTGCAGGAGTGGGACTGACTGATTGCCAGCGATTTGAGTGCATTTATGTCATGTGGACCACAGCTGGGCTCTTCAAGCTCACCTACTACTCCCAGTGGATCCTGGACGACTCCCTCCTCCATGCAGCAGGCTTTGGGTCTGAGTTTGGTCAGAGGTCTGGAGAGAAGGAATATGTCCCTGATGCAGACATCTGGACCCTGGAAAGAACCCACAGGATATCCGTGTTTGCAAGAAAGTGGAACCAAAGCACAGCTCAATGGCTCCGACGACTTGTATTCCAGAACAGCAGGGCTTGGCCATTGTTTCAGACATTTGCCTTCTCTGCCTGGTGGCATGGACTCCATCCGGGACAGGTGTTTGGTTTCCTTTGTTGGGCTGTGATGGTGGAAGCTGACTACCTGATTCACTCCTTTGCCAATGGGTTTATTAGATCCTGGCCGATGAGGCTGTTCTATAGAACCCTCACCTGGGCCCACACCCAGTTGATCATTGCCTACATCATGCTGGCTGTGGAGGTCAGGAGCCTTTCCTCTCTCTGGTTGCTCTGTAATTCTTACAACAGTGTCTTTCCCATGGTGTACTGTATTCTGCTTTTGCTATTGGTGAAGAGAAAGCACAAATGTAACTGACATCTTTCCCTGGCTTTCATCTTATACACCCATGAAACAGTTTAGAAAGTACCAGATTACTGAGACCAGCTCAGTCATAAAGACCAGCGCCCCTCCCGCCCCCCACCCAGCACCCACAGGtggtgctgaaggaattaagaaacagacacagggAAGTCCCCGCGCCGGCGCCATGTCAAAGAAAAAAGGATTGagtgcagaagaaaagagaactcgcatgatggaaatattttttgaaacaaaagatGTATTTCAATTAAAAGACTTGGAGAAGATTGCTCCCAAAGAGAAAGGCATTACTTCTATGTCAGTAAAAGAAGTCCTTCAAAGCTTAGTTGATGATAGTATGGTTGACTGTGAGAGGATCGGAACTTCTAATTATTATTGGGCTTTTCCAAGTAAAGCTCTTCATGCAAGGAAACGGAAGTTGGAGGCTCTGGAATCTCAGTTATCTGAGGGAAGCCAAAAGCATGCAAGCCTACAGAAAAGCATTGAAAAAGCGAAAATTGGCCGATGTGAAATGGAAGAGCGAACTATGCTGGCAAAAGAACTTTCTTCACTTCGAGACCAAAGGGAACAACTAAAGGcagaagtagaaaaatacaaagattgtGACCCACAAGTCGTGGAAGAAATACGCCAAGCGAATAAAGTAGCCAAAGAAGCTGCTAACAGATGGACTGATAACATATTTGCAATAAAATCTTGGGCCAAAAGAAAATTTGcgtttgaagaaaataaaattgataaaactttTGGAATTCCAGAAGACTTTGACTACATAGACTAAAATATTCCATGGTGGTGAAGGAtgtaaattttaaactatttctaAATAAGTGTACTGAATTGTCATTTGCCTGTAACTGTATGTATCcttttattaatgttaaataaagtgtaaaatgcaaaaaaaaaaaaaaagacacaaagataGAGTGCAAAGTGAGACTATCAGGGCTAACAGCCTTCCACGTTGAAAGCCTCAAGCAAACTTTGACCcacatatttattctctctgaacaggtgattattattaacgaacaggtgttctgtgttttctcatagaacaaaaataaactaggcaggtagctggtgcctgcttaccactgatcaaagacaaactagaaagcattctccatgagggagccatgggggcagggtcaTATATCCCATGCTTAAAGAACTAGTTTAACTGGTGTGTGATATATACATACTGTTTACTACTTTAGAACACCCTGAGCAGTTTTCTGCTTTGGGGACCGGCTCAGTTTTCCTTGCTGTCGTTCGCAGCAAACAATATAGTCCATCATACACTCAGCACCAAATGATGCATCCGTGATGCATACATTTGaatgttttcataataaaaaaatttctaaagttTTGGATGAATATACCAAATGACTTGCAGTATGGATGTGTGTGTCGACTTTAGCAAGCTCTTCTGCTGGTACTGaggatacaaaaagaaaaagatgtggtTTCTTCCCTTAAGGTTTATGGCCTAGATGTGGAAGCAAAGATTAAGTAAAGTGAAACATAAAAACACAAGGTGCTATGAACCAGATGGCAAATACTCTATATATAGACACCCCAAAATTGAGTGTTCAGTTGGCCCACCTGATCCTGGAGTGGGAACTTTAGcaacacaaaaccaaaccaaaacaaaacctaacTCATTATCATATTGGTTTGTTATGTCAACTAGAGATTCATACCCATTCATAAGTTTGAAAATTTTGTCTAAATTTGTaaatgtgggccaggtgcagtggctcatgcctgtaatcccagcactttacagggctgaggtgggaggattacttgaggccaggagtttgagaccaggttgggtagcaagaccttgtctcaaaaaatatatgtatgtaattggGTGGGCATGGTGTATGCACCTAAAGACctagctcctctggaggctgagacagaaggatctcttgagcccaggagttcaaggctgcagcgagctgtgattgtgccactgcacgccagcctatgatgacagagggagaccccatctgttaaacattttttttgaaaatttgaaaaaaatttgtcCTAAAAATAGAATGGCTGACATTATTCCCAGATTTATGTTAATAAACTGAAAACCCACCTAAGACATGACAACTATTTACATAATTGTTAAATACAAAGCTGACTCATAAACATGCCTTATAAAGAGATCAATAACGGGAAGTaaacattatttcaatataaCTTTGAGGGTGAGTTTGATTCTTGTTTTCTTGGCATATCCTATATAACTTCCTCTGTTAGGATTTAAAATACAACAAGAGAAAGGTGTCAGgatggctgggtgcaatggctcatgcctgtaatcccagcactttgggaggccaaggcaggtggatcacctgaggtcagagtttgagaccagctcaccaacatggagaaacccagtctctattaaaaatacaaaattagccaggagtagtggcacatgcctataatcccagctattcaggaggcttaggcaggaaaattgcttaaacccagaaggcagaggtttcagtgagctgagatcgtctcattacactccagcctgggcaacaagagcaaaactttgtctgaaaaaaaaaaaaagaaaagaaaaaaaagaaagatattaggACTTCTAAATTATGCAGTAGCAATGTCACTTAACTAGCACTTAGAAATTACTGCCACATCTGCAGGTCACCTGTACTCCTATGTAAttaccatttttctttaataaactttttttttttctttttttttgagatggagtttcgcccttgttacccaggctggagtgcaatggcgcgatctcggctcaccgcaacctccgcctcctggggtcaggcaattctcctgcctcagcctcctgagtagctgggattacaggcacgtgccaccatgcccagctaattttttgcacttttagtagagacggggtttcaccatgttgaccaggatggtctcgatctctcgaactcgtgatccacctgcctcggcctcccaaagtgctgggattacaggcttgagccaccgcgcccggctctttaaTAAACTTTAATTCAACTTACTTATAAAACTTACCCCTCTTCTAAGCAATGGCAGTGACGAAAATTGGGTTTGGTTTGCTAATTCTATTTTACTCTAGTACTCACTAAAAGAAATAACATGCTCattcaaataaaagaaactgTTTGTGTGCTACATAAAATCATCTGCTTACCCAGGGTAACATCTATCCCACCATACAAAGCATTGTACAGGTATTTCAGCTTGTTGAGTATTCCAAACCCATCCTTCTCatccttttcaaaatataaaattgcaaataagctttttgatatggtttgagtttttgtcccccccccccccgccaaatctcatattgaattgtaatccccagtgttggaagaggggcctggtaggaggtgattaaatcatgggggtggatttctcccttgctgttcctgtaatagtgagtgagttctcacaagatctggttgtttataaaagtgtgtagcacctcccctgtccttctcttcctcctgctccagccatgtaaaatgtgcctctttcctcttcaccttccaccaggattgtaagtttcctgaggcctcctgtacagccatgcttcctgtatagcctgtgaaaccatgagccaattaaacttctcttttctttattaattacccagtctcgggtggttcttcttctttttcttctttttttttgagacagggtctcactctgtcacccaggctagagttcagtggcatgatttcagctcactgcaacctctacctcccaggttcaagcaattctcctgcctcagcctcccaagtagctgggactacaggcacatgccaccatgtccagcgaatttttgtagttttagtagagctggggtttcaccatgttggccaggctggtcttgaactcctgaccacaagtgatccattcaccttggcctcccaaagtgccgggattacaggtgtaagccaccacgcctggcctcaggtagtactttatagcagtacaagaacagactaatacactttgAATCATTTAAACTTCACAAAGATGATACTAAGTTGGAAACTATAGATCACTTAGAAAGTTATAGATGAATATTACTGATTAACATGAAGGCAAACAACAAGCCCAGTCTTAGCACTCAGAATGTAACATGATAAGCAGTGAGGGTCTTGATAAACAGAGATGGCAAGGATTTGTAGTGGCcttggtggggtgcagtggcgcatacctgtaacctcagcactttgggaggctgaagcaggaggagctcttgagccccggagtttgagaccagcctgggcaacatagggagacgcCATCtgtattaaaacacacacacagacacacacacacacccccaaaagTTGTAGTGGCCTTAATCAGGAGGGTTCTGTACTTTCTTTCACCATACTCAGCAGCTCAGAGGAGACAAAGTAGATAAATGGGGTTTCCCAGAGTTGGGAATAGTCAGAGACTCTGCCAcaaaaaaaagtgctttttatTGGGGTACTTTTGGGAAGCTGTCTACATGAGTGTCTCCAGTTGATGATCCTTCGAGATGTACACTTTAGATGTGTACAGCTTTCCATATATATGTTAcacttcaataatttttttttttgagacagggtctggctctgtcacccaggctggagggcagtggcatgatctcagcttactgcaacctctgcttcctgggctcaagcaatcctcccacctcagcctcacaag contains:
- the MBOAT4 gene encoding ghrelin O-acyltransferase, with translation MFFKKFFCRFCVTLSSLMLLTQRVTSLSLDVCEGKVEIASGIIRSRSSLSEHVCMALPYFSYLLFFPALLGGSLCSFQQFQARVQGSSGLYPRHSFWTLSWRGLQILGLECLNVAVSRVVGAGVGLTDCQRFECIYVMWTTAGLFKLTYYSQWILDDSLLHAAGFGSEFGQRSGEKEYVPDADIWTLERTHRISVFARKWNQSTAQWLRRLVFQNSRAWPLFQTFAFSAWWHGLHPGQVFGFLCWAVMVEADYLIHSFANGFIRSWPMRLFYRTLTWAHTQLIIAYIMLAVEVRSLSSLWLLCNSYNSVFPMVYCILLLLLVKRKHKCN